From Chrysiogenia bacterium:
GACAGATCCTCACCGTGGTTCCCGGCGCCGCCTGCTACCGCTGCCTGTTCGAGCGCCCGCCGCCCGCCGGCACCGCCCCCACCTGCGCGCAGGCCGGCGTCATCGGCGCCCTGGCCGGCCTTGTCGGCAGCATTCAAGCCGCCGAGGCCATCAAGCTCCTGCTTGGAATCGGCGAGCCGCTTCGCTCGCGCCTTCTGACCATCGAGGCCCTCGGCGGGCTCTTCCGCGAAGTGCCGCTGGGAAGGCGGGAGAGCTGCGAGGCGTGCGGGGAGAAACTGCTGAATCCAACACGGAATTGGTAGAGTAGCTATCCCTCTGATCGTGCTTTACGGATTTGGTCAGCGGCATCATACCCCTCACGTGTCACTCGAAATACTTCGCCCTTGTACCCCCGGTCAGCAATCAGACCCAAATCTATCAACTCGTCGACGGCACCCTGCCAGATTGCTTCTGATCTAGCGTTTCCGAATTCGTTTAACGTCTTATTGTTCGTTGAAATTTGAAGCCCGCCCATCGATCTCAAACACATGAGGCTCCCACTACTATCCGCAGCAGCCTCTAGAATGAGAGTAGCTGCTTCTTCGCTCAGCGTTGCCCGGAGATAACCGTCTGGAACCTCTTCGCCCTCTTCGCCTTCGATTTCTGCACTATCGGAAAAATATCGTTGAATAGTCTGCGCTAACTGTCGTCGGAATTTCTTTCCGAAACTTTCAATCGAATCATATCTTTCGATCAGTCCTTTAGCCTCGCAGTCGTTTCTAAATGCGACCACATTGTCGTACTGCTCACGATCAATACTCTCCGGCTCGACCGGCAAGCTGGAGAAATAGATCATCGCGGGCTTC
This genomic window contains:
- a CDS encoding DUF4062 domain-containing protein; amino-acid sequence: MSYKATVLDVMIASPSDVTRERELIREIVHEWNATHSRKSRIVLSPVSWETHSSPKMGEEAQQIINKQVVEFCDLLVAVFWTRLGSPTANHPSGTVEEINEIVAAGKPAMIYFSSLPVEPESIDREQYDNVVAFRNDCEAKGLIERYDSIESFGKKFRRQLAQTIQRYFSDSAEIEGEEGEEVPDGYLRATLSEEAATLILEAAADSSGSLMCLRSMGGLQISTNNKTLNEFGNARSEAIWQGAVDELIDLGLIADRGYKGEVFRVTREGYDAADQIRKARSEG